TCCGCTCTGCAATCCGCTGTATCTGTCCGTCAGTCAGCATGGAACAGGTCCTTCTGAAAATAGCCGAAAACACTTTACGGATCTTCCCGGAGTGCCCTGATTAAACCCTGGAAACGATCTCCCCGGGAGCGAAACTCCAATTCACGCCCCTCTTCCGAAAACCGTCTCAGTTCCAACAGCAGATAAGGCTCCGGAAGCCATTCAAAAAAGCGGTCCGGCCACTCGATCACCGTAACGGCATCCTTTTCAAAGGCATCATAAAAACCGATATTCTCAAGGTCATCAGGATCTTCAAGCCGGTAGAGATCAATGTGGAACAACCGCAAAGGACCTTCAATCTCGCGAATCAGAGTATAGGTCGGGCTGACCACATCTTCTTCATCAATCCCCATCCCCCGGGCAATCCCTTTCACCAGACAGGTCTTGCCGGCACCCAGATTGCCCTGCAGGGCCAGGATCTCCCCTCCGACAAGTCTTCTCCCGATCCGTTCTCCCCATGCCCGCGTCTGCTTTTCGGAATAAGACCGTATGCAATCCCGCATGGTTATTCAATCATCGACCTGACCACATCGGCCTTCCCCACAATTCCAACCATCTCCCCCTCCCGAAGTACAGGAAGGAGATCCTTCCCCTGGTCTGCGATCAAGGTTGCGATTTCCCGAAGGGTAGTCTCTTCCGAAATCGTCTCCACCTCGGAGACCATAATGTCTTCCACGGTCGAGGCAGCCAATTTCTTCAAGTCCTCTTTGAAGTGTTTCTCGCTTTCCAGGTAGATCACGGCATCAAAGAGGGTCACCAC
The Deltaproteobacteria bacterium genome window above contains:
- the tsaE gene encoding tRNA (adenosine(37)-N6)-threonylcarbamoyltransferase complex ATPase subunit type 1 TsaE, with amino-acid sequence MRDCIRSYSEKQTRAWGERIGRRLVGGEILALQGNLGAGKTCLVKGIARGMGIDEEDVVSPTYTLIREIEGPLRLFHIDLYRLEDPDDLENIGFYDAFEKDAVTVIEWPDRFFEWLPEPYLLLELRRFSEEGRELEFRSRGDRFQGLIRALREDP
- a CDS encoding CBS domain-containing protein; the protein is MLQAKDIMTREVITVEKQTSVKDLARLLIKKNISGVPVVEADGTLCGIVTEKDLISRDKKLHLPTVVTLFDAVIYLESEKHFKEDLKKLAASTVEDIMVSEVETISEETTLREIATLIADQGKDLLPVLREGEMVGIVGKADVVRSMIE